The window ACAGACATTGCCTTGGTGCTCCCTAAGCCTGAATTGGTTTGGTTTTGAAGGGTATCAAAACTCGCCTCTATGGCAGCCTGAAATTCATCCCAAGTAGAAGAAATATCTTCTATCATTGAAGGAATTAAACTTTCCTCCTGTTTTGTAACTACAGGCATTTGATTTCTATCTACATTTTTATTTTTCTGTCCAATTAACTTGGAAGTAGTTGATGTAGGGGCTTCAGATTGCTCTTTATTTCCCTCCACTTTTGCCCTTGTGGCAATATTGTTCTCCGGATCCACATTCTGTTTTTCCTTTCTAAAAGAAGGTAATTTTTCTTTTACCACTGCATCGGTTATGGATTTCACTTTTTGCCCAATTTCTTCTTGTTTTGGAAAATAAAAGAAAAAGAACAATAAACTAGCTGCAACCCCAGCAGTAATAAATGGCCAATAGATCAACCATGCCTTTTTCTTAGGCTTAAAATAAGCATCTGAAAACTTTTCCCACTGTTTAGGATCAAATGGCTCCTCATGCTTGCTGAAGGAGGCTTCTATTTTCTCCGCTAGTTTCTTATCGAACTGCTCCTTCATTTTTTATATAATTAAGTGCAATAATTTTGTCTCTTAACCTCTCCTTTGCCCTTGCCAAATAAGTACGGCAGGTACTTGAGGGAATGCCTAACTTTTCACTAATTTCTGCATGCCTGTACCCTTCTATCTCGTACATATTAAATATCACCCGCAATATATCCGGCAATTCCCCAAGACATTTTAAGATATCCTCCTTTGATAACTCATCTAAGATATCCGGATTGTAAGTTTCGGCATGAGCTTTGTCGATATCCATGATCCCTTGATGCTTTAAATTCTTGCGATAGTAATCCACGGAAGTATTTATTATTATCCGCCGAAACCAAGACTTGAAAGAATTGTCTAAGCTGAACTGATCCAATTTATCAAAAGCTTTCATGTAACTATCGTTTACAATCTCGCAGGCCTCTTCCCGATTTCCGGAATACCTTAGAGCAATACTCATAGCATAGCCATAAAAGTGCCTATAAAGCCTTTCTAGCGACTTTTTATCTCGCTTTTGTGCTTCTTGTATGAGATCCTTCTCCAAAAGCCTATTTTTTATTGGGTATATTTTTAACCTATACGGACGTTACTTAAAAAACGCTACAGTACCTGATCTATTTTCCTGCAATTATTCCTATTTCCAAAAGGATCACTCCTCTAAAAAAACTAAGCAACACAGTTATAAACCTATATCACAGCGCTTTACGGCATACTAAAAAAAACAATTCATTTTTAAAATATTTAAGAAGGGCAATTCATTTTTATAAACTCTCATGGTCAATGACAAGCTATTGAAAAAAGGGTGTTTTTGGTTCATTTTTTTCAATCAAGACTGTTCATTAACTTAACTTAATTTGTTGCCTTTGCATGATAAACTTAATCTGACTATTTTTAGTACCTGTTAAATAACAATAAATGTAAATTTAGCGTTTAAATTGTTAATCGCTTATAACTAAAGAAATGAAATATTTCCTATTGTTTACTTTCCTTTTCGCTTCTTGTTTTCATTTAATGGCCCAAGAAGAAGAATCCGGCAACTATGACTATGACAAAGAAGTTCTCTTTGGCATCAATAAAAACACCAATGGTGGTTTGATTGGGGGAATAAGTTTTAAAATTGGTTCCAGGATTAATGACAACCTGTTCCAATTTTTTAATTTAGAACTCGCCAATGTCAAAAACCCTAAGGAAGTGAGGTATCCTACCGCTTTAGGAAACACTTATATTTTTGGCAAATCAAATTACCTCTATGCCAT of the Cyclobacterium marinum DSM 745 genome contains:
- a CDS encoding RNA polymerase sigma factor — protein: MEKDLIQEAQKRDKKSLERLYRHFYGYAMSIALRYSGNREEACEIVNDSYMKAFDKLDQFSLDNSFKSWFRRIIINTSVDYYRKNLKHQGIMDIDKAHAETYNPDILDELSKEDILKCLGELPDILRVIFNMYEIEGYRHAEISEKLGIPSSTCRTYLARAKERLRDKIIALNYIKNEGAVR